One window of the Magnolia sinica isolate HGM2019 chromosome 19, MsV1, whole genome shotgun sequence genome contains the following:
- the LOC131235140 gene encoding large ribosomal subunit protein uL29-like, with amino-acid sequence MARIKVHELRTKSKTDLLNQLKELKTELALLRVAKVTGGAPNKLSKIKVVRLSIARVLTVISQKQKAALREAYSKKKFLPLDLRPKKTRAIRRRLTKHQQSLKTEREKKREMYFPKRKYAIKV; translated from the exons ATGG CAAGGATCAAGGTCCATGAGCTCCGGACCAAGTCCAAGACTGACCTTCTCAACCAGCTCAAGGAGCTGAAGACTGAGCTGGCATTGCTGCGAGTGGCTAAGGTTACCGGGGGTGCTCCCAACAAACTTTCCAAGAT TAAGGTGGTCAGGCTCTCCATTGCACGAGTGCTCACCGTTATCTCTCAGAAGCAAAAAGCTGCCTTAAGAGAAGCCTACAGTAAGAAGAAGTTTCTGCCATTGGATCTGCGACCTAAGAAGACCCGTGCTATCAGGCGCCGTCTTACAAAGCATCAG CAATCACTGAAGacggagagggagaagaagagagaaatgtaCTTCCCGAAGAGGAAGTATGCTATCAAGGTCTGA
- the LOC131235131 gene encoding uncharacterized protein LOC131235131, giving the protein METPEISETPATDTRRKAGTVNWGTATIIGVFAGLLYGGSKEAAASISKDAEVMLKLGSTPDKREQYRLMRDAMEKRFIRVTRGSIIGGVRLGMFTATFFGIQNLLAEKRGVHDVFNVAGAGSATAATFGLIMPGSLLWRARNVMLGSVLGAAFCFPLGWLHLKLVEKANEGIPELEGSEAARSSGVAAAIESLEGRLNK; this is encoded by the exons ATGGAAACTCCGGAAATTTCAGAGACCCCTGCAACG GATACTAGGAGAAAGGCAGGAACTGTAAACTGGGGTACAGCAACGATTATTGGAGTGTTCGCAGGCCTGCTGTATGGAGGTAGCAAAGAGGCAGCTGCATCCATT AGCAAGGATGCAGAGGTGATGTTGAAGCTTGGGAGCACACCGGACAAGCGTGAGCAGTACAGGTTGATGAGAGATGCAATGGAGAAGAGGTTCATCCGAGTCACTCGCGGGTCGATAATTGGTGGGGTCCGACTTGGAATGTTCACCGCCACATTTTTTGGTATACAGAATCTTCTTGCAGAGAAACGCGGCGTGCATGATGTTTTTAATGTTGCCGGGGCTGGTTCTGCCACTGCTGCGACATTTGGCCTCATCA TGCCAGGTTCCTTACTTTGGCGGGCTAGGAATGTGATGTTGGGTTCGGTCCTGGGAGCGGCATTTTGTTTCCCTCTTG GTTGGCTTCATTTGAAGCTTGTGGAGAAGGCTAATGAAGGAATTCCAGAGCTGGAAGGAAGCGAGGCGGCCAGGAGCAGTGGGGTTGCCGCTGCGATTGAGAGTCTTGAAGGaagactaaataaataa